One genomic region from Pan troglodytes isolate AG18354 chromosome 14, NHGRI_mPanTro3-v2.0_pri, whole genome shotgun sequence encodes:
- the GJB2 gene encoding gap junction beta-2 protein isoform X1 — MDWGTLQTILGGVNKHSTSIGKIWLTVLFIFRIMILVVAAKEVWGDEQADFVCNTLQPGCKNVCYDHYFPISHIRLWALQLIFVSTPALLVAMHVAYRRHEKKRKFIKGEIKSEFKDIEEIKTQKVRIEGSLWWTYTSSIFFRVIFEAAFMYVFYVMYDGFSMQRLVKCNAWPCPNTVDCFVSRPTEKTVFTVFMIAVSGICILLNVTELCYLLIRYCSGKSKKPV; from the coding sequence ATGGATTGGGGCACACTGCAGACGATCCTGGGGGGTGTGAACAAACACTCCACCAGCATTGGAAAGATCTGGCTCACCGTCCTCTTCATTTTTCGCATTATGATCCTCGTTGTGGCTGCGAAGGAGGTGTGGGGAGATGAGCAGGCCGACTTTGTCTGCAACACCCTGCAGCCAGGCTGCAAGAATGTGTGCTACGATCACTACTTCCCCATCTCCCACATCCGGCTATGGGCCCTGCAGCTGATCTTCGTGTCCACGCCAGCGCTCCTAGTGGCCATGCACGTGGCCTACCGGAGACATGAGAAGAAGAGGAAGTTCATCAAGGGGGAGATAAAGAGTGAATTTAAGGACATCGAGGAGATCAAAACTCAGAAGGTCCGCATCGAAGGCTCCCTGTGGTGGACCTACACAAGCAGCATCTTCTTCCGGGTCATCTTCGAAGCCGCCTTCATGTACGTCTTCTATGTCATGTACGACGGCTTCTCCATGCAGCGGCTGGTGAAGTGCAATGCCTGGCCTTGTCCCAACACTGTGGACTGCTTTGTGTCCCGGCCCACGGAGAAGACTGTCTTCACAGTGTTCATGATTGCAGTGTCTGGAATTTGCATCCTGCTGAATGTCACTGAATTATGTTATTTGCTAATTAGATATTGTTCTGGGAAGTCAAAAAAGCCAGTTTAA
- the GJB2 gene encoding gap junction beta-2 protein (The RefSeq protein has 1 substitution compared to this genomic sequence), whose protein sequence is MDWGTLQTILGGVNKHSTSIGKIWLTVLFIFRIMILVVAAKEVWGDEQADFVCNTLQPGCKNVCYDHYFPISHIRLWALQLIFVSTPALLVAMHVAYRRHEMKRKFIKGEIKSEFKDIEEIKTQKVRIEGSLWWTYTSSIFFRVIFEAAFMYVFYVMYDGFSMQRLVKCNAWPCPNTVDCFVSRPTEKTVFTVFMIAVSGICILLNVTELCYLLIRYCSGKSKKPV, encoded by the coding sequence ATGGATTGGGGCACACTGCAGACGATCCTGGGGGGTGTGAACAAACACTCCACCAGCATTGGAAAGATCTGGCTCACCGTCCTCTTCATTTTTCGCATTATGATCCTCGTTGTGGCTGCGAAGGAGGTGTGGGGAGATGAGCAGGCCGACTTTGTCTGCAACACCCTGCAGCCAGGCTGCAAGAATGTGTGCTACGATCACTACTTCCCCATCTCCCACATCCGGCTATGGGCCCTGCAGCTGATCTTCGTGTCCACGCCAGCGCTCCTAGTGGCCATGCACGTGGCCTACCGGAGACATGAGAAGAAGAGGAAGTTCATCAAGGGGGAGATAAAGAGTGAATTTAAGGACATCGAGGAGATCAAAACTCAGAAGGTCCGCATCGAAGGCTCCCTGTGGTGGACCTACACAAGCAGCATCTTCTTCCGGGTCATCTTCGAAGCCGCCTTCATGTACGTCTTCTATGTCATGTACGACGGCTTCTCCATGCAGCGGCTGGTGAAGTGCAATGCCTGGCCTTGTCCCAACACTGTGGACTGCTTTGTGTCCCGGCCCACGGAGAAGACTGTCTTCACAGTGTTCATGATTGCAGTGTCTGGAATTTGCATCCTGCTGAATGTCACTGAATTATGTTATTTGCTAATTAGATATTGTTCTGGGAAGTCAAAAAAGCCAGTTTAA